The Geotrypetes seraphini chromosome 12, aGeoSer1.1, whole genome shotgun sequence nucleotide sequence tgaccatttaaacccactctctgttttctgtctttcaaccagttcaattgcaattcattatttacaggaattgctttacaagaaattaaacgattacaaattattcaaaatgcttctattaaattaataacaaaatctaaaaaatttgatcatgtgacaccactccttaaaaaggctcattggcttccagtcattcatagaattacgcataaattatgtacagttatttttaaaacattagaaaataagactccagcatttttatttaggttgcttatcccatattcagttaaaagaaccttacgatctagtgaacggaaccttttatcaattccctcactaaaaattattagtacaagaagacaatttatcttctcatgtacagctccccagatttggaatgcgcttcccatgtttttacgggaggagaaggtatttgggaaatttaaaagcgaattaaaaacctttctatttaaagatgcatttgctacttaattaaattttattataaagtgttattgttattttttatgtctttttttttctcttcccagcTTCCTTTTGTATTTACCATGTATgtcctttctttactataaaaatggatttcatcccctctttccttttgtttatattataattaattaagtgtatgtaatgtttttgtctccttatgtatgcatattttattgtacatcgcttagaaatccgattaagcgattgaacaagccaattaataaacttgaaacttgaaacttctcaatccataaaaaggacattacctcctatcccatgactttctaatttcctcagaagtctttcatgaggtactttgtcaaatgccttttgaaaatccaaatacacaatatcaaccggtttAACTTAATCCACATCACTAGTCGTCCAGTACGTACATTTGAAACATGCCCATCCACCCTCCCGACACTCCCTGTCTAAACCCTCATGACAGCCTACTAAACCCCGGAACAGCAGCAGCACCTTGTCAGACACCAGCGTTGAATATCCGGCTCTCATTAGACTTGCTTTAGCTATCTGAACTTACGCAAATCCCAGCTGAACATTTGCTAGGACCCACATAAGGgttcagtcattttttttttcaccaccTTGCACCCCCAGCCAAGAGCAGATTCCCTCTCAGGGCACCCCGTCTTTGAAAACAACCTTCCACAGTACCCCCTTCATCCATCCACCTGTAAGCCACCTCTCGccaaggctagggttaccatatttaggaACAGAAAAACCCGGACACaaggccccaccctgttctgacTCCAGTCCCGACTCTAGCCCTGCCCCATTTTGACCACAGCCCCGCCCCCCACAACcctcatctcttcctctccaacCTCCGGACCGTGTCTGGTGGACCTTGAACGTGCAcgaatgcatgtgacatcatgcacatgctcagaggccctccagaagcgGCTGAAGAtcttcagggctttccaaaacctggacaaactaccaggttttggaaagtccatccaggtaCCTAGGTAGTCCTATAAAAAgatgacatgtctgggttttcccagacatctggtaatcctaaccaAGGCCTACCTTATGATCCTTGATGGTCTAGTGGGGGGGGCTCCTACCTCTAGCAGCTCTATAGAAGGCTGACCTCTAGTGGCAGTATTGTGAGACTACCACtagaatcttgcttttctgtaatattaagcctatttatgcacaatatatattctttatgcaatcactttTAGCTGTCTTTTTGTCAGTAATTTTTCATCCTACTGAATCTTCAACGAGGGTATCGAACCCGGGACCTGGCAGATTGTAAGGCCGCCtttgcttcaacattacccctccaaaaccttacattttgggagCTAAACCTTACAGAGCTCAAAGCCACCATTTTGTGGAGCCACTAGGGGCAGGAGCCAGCAGAGTTTGCTCCTGCTCAACTTCAGGCCTACACCAGGGTGAGTGAAGAGCACGGAGGGGAGTCTGTTGTTGGACAGTGCAAGAGAGGGAGCAGAGAGGGTGTTTGGTATTCAGGGGTGCTGGGAAGGAGGGCCACATGTGGTTGGGAGTGTGGGGttaaatttgggggggggggaagagatcagCTTCTTTGGCTGCTAACCAGACAAAGTTAGGACTGCTGTTTATGTAGTTCCACATGCTCGATTAGCTATGTGGGTGGCAGCTTTGAATATTGCCAGCGCCCACGTTATCTCCCTCCAGTTAagtcccactgaatatcagtggctaGCCCATGGAACGTGATCTAAGCAGGTAAGAGCTTCTCCAGTCAGCTTAAATCAATCAGAATATCGATCGACCCTTTTATTTCAAAATTTACATACAAGTTAAAGTGGTATCTAGGCAGCGTTTTCCACCTTTGCAGAGCAACGATGGAACATGTACTTTACGGACCatgtactttagctagattgtgagctttcgggacagatagggtattttttctcaagtacctaatttcattttagtttgatacattgtaaaccgctgaggtcagtaaaatgcaggagccgtagatcaaatcttaaacaTGCTACAAGCATGAGAGAGTAGGGAGGTCTGAGATAGAtgcattttactgtatttttattattataaactgCTCTGTTGTATTATTAAATTTGAAGAGTGGTACACAGCATCATGTTTTCATAATTAGAAAGTCTTCCTGGGAGTGCGCTAGTGCTGTGTAGGACCCCGGAGTGAACAGAGGACCCAGCTGTCATTGGGTTAAACTCCTGAGAGGGGAGAAATTACTGCTGTCCTAGGACCTAGTCAAAGACAAATAAATGCAATCCAGGTTAATCATTACAGAGGGAGGGTCCAAGAGAGAAGAGCAGACCCTGAAAGACAGCCCTCATCCCCATAGCCAGGCAGAACCCAGAGGCTCAAAGGCCGACAGCGAGATCAGCTCCAAGTATGCTTCGGCAGGTCTTGTCTTTTCTTTTGTATCTTTACGGTTCTTTGGTGGACCTGTTTACTGTATGTGAGGAGGCAGGAAAGCTGTCAGCCGGTGAAATCAATCGACTGGAGGTAAGATCGCTTAGGTTCCTGGTGGGAACAGGGGTGGAATTAGAACCTGAGACcagtgccttcccttcccccgcacctccaGTTTTTCGCTGCCGCGAGCAAGAGTTTCAACTCGTGCCTCGCAGCACGCGTCAGccttcccgctgatgtcacttccaggtgccgcgcatagtaagtgacgtcagagggagagccgctgGGGTCTAATTGTTTTTGAATACTGgaactctttttttaaaaaaaaattgtgtatgTGTGCTTGATGGTGTCTTTTTTTGGGTCTGATTATGGGAAGCTTGGGGATAGGCTTTTCTTTTTATGacggagttcttttctttttcatttagagattttaaatatttttattgacaaAAATATAGATTTACAAACTTGAAGAAAAGAAATTGAATGTCAGGAAAAATTAAACGAGTACATGAGGTAGCAATAGCAATGTAACCTTGAATTGGCAAAAAATGTCAACACCAGCCACCCACGTTACAGCAGGCACCGAGTTAAAAGgccaagggggaaaaaaaacaggaaTTCTGCCAGACACAGATCATTTGCTGCAGCTGaaatcagtgtgtgtgtgtgtaatccccgggttaagaacaagttacgtttttaaagctgttcttaagtcggagacatgatagaaatcttcaagatcatgaagggcatagaaaaaatagacagggacagatttttcaaattaaggggatcaataagtacaagggggcactcagagaaattgaaaggggagaggtttagaacaaacgccaggaagttctttttcacccagagggtggtggatacatggaacgcgctaccagaggatgtaataaacaggagcacgctacaggggttcaaagaagctttggataggtacttggaagacaaaggcattgaggggtacagataagagtaaaggtagattatagggatggaattagaggtaagttacaaaattaatcagggaccactgttcaggcactaggattgatgggccgccgcgggagtggaccgctgagcaagatggacctctggtctgactcagcggggacaacttcttatgttcttatatataactCAACATGGAAAAGGGGAtataggggtatagatagaggattactacacaggtcctggacctgttgggccgccgcgtgagcggactgctgggcgcgatggacctcaggtctgacccagcagaggcattgcttatgttcttgctgcttaacctctgctcccagctgacaaaagggacaACTGTATCTACCAGTGTTCCCTGTAAGGTACAGCACACACAACCACACACCGTTCATAATGTGGCCacgcatcattcctgaatctgctacaggagaagtgtaggaatctaggccactggaaataccgctcagtgaaatcaaatgcagCCACAAccgtgttcttaagtacgagtcgtacttaagtcaggcgtctgtaactcggggactaccTGCAGTTAAAGGAGACCGGCCCAGTCTTCAGGCTAAAATGTGTGTGTGGTATTACAGCCCTGTATAGTGTGTGTGGTATTAAGGGAGACCTGACGTCGTTTTTCAGAGAAGTCTCCCCGGCCACATTTGCCCGGCTCTCTAATTGTCTCACAGTTCCCTTCCCAGTACTTCGGGTCATGGTACTTCATAGCTGCAGCGGCTGCAGGGCCAGGCGACCCATCGCTGGAGGCGTTTACCAGCATGGATAACACACGGTTCAGAATCCAGGAGGACCTGCAGCCAAATCGACTGCTCCTGACAGCACGGATCAGGGCGTAAGTATCCCGGGAAGCAGGGTTTGGCAGCAGTTGTGAGTCATTGCCTCATTTAGACAACTATTTCTGGATTTCCATAGGAATTCTTCATTCTGCATTATGGCtgctactctctggaattctttgcctttttacCTTGGTTCAGATAAATAATTTGTAACCTTCAAGGCACAATTAAAGGCATACTACTTCTCTTTGGCCTTCAGCTCTTCACTTAACTTCCTCCTGACGGCTACTTTGTTCCATTAGTTGTCCCTCGTTCTCTTCCATGCCAGGAAGCGGCAGGCTCAGTGTTGGGAACTTGAAATTGTGGTAAAGGACAGGGCTCATACCTCAGGAGTCAGGGCTAGGACTGGAAATAGCTATGTATCTAATCATTAAAATCTGTCTCTCTTTATCCCCCTCTATGTTTTCTTCTCACCCtcatctttctctctgtctcctcacCTCCCATTCCCTACCTCCATCTCCGTCAACCTCTGTCCTACTTCTGTCTCTCTGGACTGTCtgtccatccatccatccctttCCCTAcctccatctctctcttttcctcccccgCATCTATCCCtctctgcctgtctccccccctctccctgtctctctttGTTCTCTGTGTGTCCTTCcctccatctttctctctcttgtaCACAGAAACAATGGTTCCTGTATGCCCCGTGAATGGATTTACCTGGTTACAGAAGGCAGCACAGACTTACAAACTAAAGGTACGACATTCTCCTTGTAAGGGACCCCACAGAAATTCTGCTTCCAGTTATAGGAAGTAAGACTCTCTTATCAGTCATGGAAAAGGCAGGTCACTGGTGCCAGAGGAGCGATGGCTGAAAGAAGGGGACATACTTAAGGAGGTTGAGAGTTCCTGACCCAGTTCTTCACTCCCTGCTCCCCTTTCCAGGTCGTACAGACAGAATAACAGAGCTGTTCTCCTGTACCTGCCCAGACTGTATCATCCTGCAAGAGACAGACCTTAAAGTGAAAAGACTACTGCTCTACTGTGAGTGTAATCTCCTATTTCCATTTCTATGTGTGTGAGAGAGTCCTCCAGAGGTCCAGAGAAGgccaatgaaaatgataaacggGTGGAaaaacttccctatgaggaaaggctaaagtggctagggctcttcagcttggagaagagggggctcaagggtgatatgatagaggtctataaaatactgagtggagtggaaaaggtagatgtgaatcgcttgttcactctttccaataatactaggactagggggcatgggatgaagctactaagtagtatgtTTAAAATGAagagagtgtgtggcgcagtggttggatctacagcctcagcatcctggggttatgggttcaaaccccacgctgctccttgtgaccctgggcaagtcacttaatcctccatagccccaggtacgttagatagattgtgagcccaccaggacagagagggaaaacgcttgagtacctgattgtaaaaaccgcttagataaccttgataggcggtatataaaatccgaataaacttgaaacttgaaacttcacgcaacatgtaattaaactctggaatttgttaccagagaatgtgatgaaagcagttagcttagcagggtttaaaaaaaaaaaaccaggtttggctcatttcctaaaagtccgtaaaccattattaagatggacttcagaaaatccactgcttatttctaggataagcagcataaacccTGTTTTACTCTTTGTTATCTTGTGACTGGGTTGGTCACcattgatgggcctttggtctgtcccatctCTTATGTTCTCTTATCAGCACAGCACGTTTGGACCTTTATATAATCCAGCTGTCATTAACCTGTTTTCCTCTCTCACAGCTCGATCTCCACAGTTGCCCGAGGCATGCGTGGAGGACTTTAAAAAGGCGGCCAGTTGTTCCAGATTGAAGGAGATTCTGCTGCTCCCACAGACTCAGGGCAAGTGACAATCTTTACAGCTCACCTACTCTTGTCACAAAAACTCAAAGCTTTTCCTTCAGACCCTGTTAGGGCTCAACACCAAACTCTGAAAGTTCTCTTCAACCCAGTAATCCCTACACCTGTTCTTTGGGCTCCCccactagtcaggttttcaggatatccatcatGAATATTCacgtgagagatttgcatgtcgATTGGCCAGCACCTTGCTATATGGGTTCCGCGGGGCAGCATCACCTGCTAACTGTGGTCTgtactcctccctctctctttcagaATACTGTGAATTCCAGGGAAATGAAGATGTGCAAACCAGGTAAGATACCCTCTCGCCCCTTAGTTTCCTCATTATATCCTGTTCAGACTCGCCTGTTCTAGTTTTCTGTACCCCCCACCCAACATGACCTCAGCCTACTGGCAGAATTCTGCAGACTTtctgttctgcccccccccccatcctctccctgaccgactgaaccccccaccccataagAGTCGACACATGTGTAGGCCTCCTAAAGcatgcagcagcagtggtggctggcTGGCAGAGGCAGtactgtgaacaggctgcttgtggaCGGCCCCGCCAGGGCCCTCCCTCTGATGCATCACTTTCTGTAGATGGACgtgacagagggaaggccctggcgaggcagccacaagcagcctgttcacagcacTGCTGGCCGTCCACCAATGCAGTTGCTGGTTTGGGAGGCCTGCAGGTATGTCGGCTGTCACGGGGGGTGGGAGAGTCAGTCAGAGAGAGGCCAGATCCATATGAGGAGGGGGAGGATGCAGGACAGCAACATGGATGCTAGCCCCACGAGGAggagacatggatgctggactgcatgtggggggagggtggtggaagaggaggggacatggatgctagatctgcaggggaaggagaagggggagaggacatggatgctagatctgcaggggaaggagaagggagagaggacatggatgctagacttgtaagcaggagggggagggggaggaagtgaGAAGGCCCAGCCCGACTAGAAAGGGGGTTGAGAAGGAAGAGAAGCTTGGCcatggagagagggaaagagagatgccaggccatggggaaTTTGGAAGGGATTCAGGGTGTAAGCAAGTGAGGTAGTTGGGTGAggagacatggatgctggaccacaAGTGGGGGCAGGGGGGAAGAGAGGGTGACCAAGACCaggaagggggtgggaagggaggaagagattcttagccagtggagagagggagagagagatgccagactatgggggctaagtgagagaggggtgggatttagagggagacagaacagcagttggagtgagagaagGAACCGAGGAGGCCGGAACCTGAAGGAAGGAATTTCAGTCCTGGAGAAAATTCTACGCAAAACACTGCAAATAAACTTTGTAGAATTTTGAAATAGGCGCAGAAGTTTCAAAAcattttgtgcagaattctgccagtACCTCAACCCACCCAGTTCTCAGGGCACACTGAGCCACAACgaatatggatgagatagatctgcatatcAAAGAGGCAGCCCATTCAATCATTCGttatggttatcctgaaaacctggttgtGCCCCGAGGACTGGCTTGAAAAGCACTACTCTAACAAGCCGTCTTTCTCACTCTCTGTCCCTCTGCAGCAGCTGAGGAGGTTTCTCCCCGAGCAAACCTAGGAGGGGAGGAATCTAAGAGACTTAGCAAGAAGAATCCCCCTCCTAGGAGAAGAGAAGTGGCAAGTGTGAAGCTTCAGAGCCTGCAGCCCCACTGCCTTCAAGGAcataattaattttattgcatGGACTTCATCCATGTAAGCAAAGTAGCAAACAAGACACAGATTGTAAGCCACGTCAGTGTAACTCGTCTTGAGATATTGTTGAAAAGTTGTATGCTAAATCTAAAAAT carries:
- the APOM gene encoding apolipoprotein M isoform X2, which encodes MLRQVLSFLLYLYGSLVDLFTVCEEAGKLSAGEINRLEYFGSWYFIAAAAAGPGDPSLEAFTSMDNTRFRIQEDLQPNRLLLTARIRANNGSCMPREWIYLVTEGSTDLQTKGRTDRITELFSCTCPDCIILQETDLKVKRLLLYSRSPQLPEACVEDFKKAASCSRLKEILLLPQTQEYCEFQGNEDVQTSS
- the APOM gene encoding apolipoprotein M isoform X1: MLRQVLSFLLYLYGSLVDLFTVCEEAGKLSAGEINRLEFPSQYFGSWYFIAAAAAGPGDPSLEAFTSMDNTRFRIQEDLQPNRLLLTARIRANNGSCMPREWIYLVTEGSTDLQTKGRTDRITELFSCTCPDCIILQETDLKVKRLLLYSRSPQLPEACVEDFKKAASCSRLKEILLLPQTQEYCEFQGNEDVQTSS